Part of the Apilactobacillus apisilvae genome is shown below.
GAATAATGAAAGTATTTTAAAAATAAAAAATGTTTCAATCAATAATGGCAATAAAGAAATTCTAAAAAATGTTAATACTACTTTATATAAAAATAAGACAACTTTATTAACTGGGAAAAATGGTGTCGGTAAATCAACCTTAATGAACGTTTTAATAAAGATGCATCAATTTAAGGGTCAAATTATATTGAATAATAAAGATATTGGTAAAATAAAATCCAGAAAATACTATCAAGAAATAGGAATTGTTTTTCAAGAAAATGATCGGCAATTCTTTAAAATGACCGTTAAAGACGAAATCAATTTATCATTAAAGAAAACTAAAAACATGATTTTTTCTAAGGCAGAAATTAATCAATTTATTAACAAATTAGGTCTAAATAAGCTATATCAACAAGTTGTTTACTCACTAAGTGATGGTCAAAAGAAACGTTTGCAAATAATTGTAATGATTATTATGGGCCAATCAGTTTTGTTACTAGATGAACCCTTTAAAGGCATAGATTTAAAGAATATCGAATTAATTATTGGTATCTTAAAGCTAGCCAAGAAGCGTGGACAAACCCAAATTATAATTAGTCATCAATTATTTGAATTACAATCGCTAATTGATTTTCATTTAACCCTTCGAAATAAAAATTTAATCTATCAGGAGGATGTTAAATGAATTCAGCATTAAAATTAATAACAATCTTAATGATTGCGATTGAAATATCTTTTACGTACAACTTGATACTAAATTCATTGATTATTATCATCAGTATTTTAATTTTAATAATCAATAAAATTAAAATAAAGAGTTTAATCTATCTTGTTATTGTTCCTATAATTCCTGCCCTGGGTATTTATTTTGCACAAAATATTAATGGAAATCCAGATTATAGCATTATTTTAGTTTCTCGTGTCTATTCTTATATTCTATTAGGAAGTGTTTTCACCAATTCATCTTCTATTGAAGAATTAGTTTTCACATTAGAACAGAACTTTAAACTACCAGCCAAATTTGCTTATGGCATATTAGGTGCATTTAACTTAACTAAAACTATTCAAAAAGAAATAAAACAAATAAAAATTGCTGCAGCTATGCGGAATGTATATCTATCATTATTATCACCCACATTATATTTCAAAAGTATTATGTCAGCACTAAATTGGTCCAACATGTTAGCTGAAGGGATGAATTCACATGTTTTTATAGATAATCATCCAAGAACTCATTTTAATAAAATTGAAATTAATTATTTAGACTATTTGAAAATGTTAATAATATTAATAATAATTCAAATTATTATTATATTTTAAAGATTAAATTAATGCTCTATTTTATAATTACGTTATAATTAAATTGAAAGTTAATTATACAGGGGGAGTTCAAATGGAAAGAAAAATGAACAACATTGCCGAAGAAATAATTAATTATCAAAAAGATAATGATATTCCAGATACTTTGTTAGCATTTAAATTACATTTTAGTGTAGAAGAATTGCACAATATTAAAAGTATGGAAAAGTCACCTAGTCAAGATGAAGTTAATATTATTAAAGAAATATTAGGATAACAATTAACAACTAAAAAAGATACGATGTCATAAAGACACCGTATCTTTTTTATAAATCACCATTTAATTTTAAACGACGTTCATCTATATAAGCTTGAATATAGTCAAAACCAATTTCAACAATATCATTAATCGCAATTTTTTTATCATTAATAAAGAAAGTTCTAGTTTCGTCTAATAGATTAAACTCAATATATTCGGTATCTATAAGAGATGGATACCCTAAGAAAGCATTACCATTTTTCAATTGTAGTCGGATTAAGTTTCTAGTATTCATTGACTGATTCAATATCAGTGACAGATTGTTTTCAGTTGCATCAAATTGGCGATCAGCATTTAACACGGGTTGTTGAACTATTGATGATTGGATATTATTTTGAACCATTAATTGCACAATTGATAAATAATCAGTGTTGATAGTTACACTATCAATAGCAATCATTTTCATTAGTACATAACCACCAAACTGGCCTGACATATCAACAACTCGTAATATAATTCCCTCATCATTAATCATAATTACCTTTCCTACATAAAAGTAACTATCATTATATCTAGCATTGACCTCAATAAAGCTTTGATTATCAAATGATTGTGTTAATAATTCAATAATATGATTAATTGATTTGGTAGTTTGTGAAACTTGGTCATGAGTGTTCATTTTACTAATAACCTTACTCATGGTTTCTAACTCACGTCCTTGAAATTCAATTAATCTAATATTATCAAAAGATAGATGTTTAATATAATTTTCTGCTAGCTTAAACTTATTAATTACTAAGAAATCAATACCGTCATTGTTAATCTTAGTAGTAATTCCAGTGAAGAATTTTTCAGAATCATTTTCTTGTAACAAAATCATTTGTTTATCTAAATAACTTTGAATTAAAATTTGTTGAAACAAATGAATATTGCTGACAAAATTAGGTTCTTTGGGGGAAAATTGAATTAAATGATCATTATCAACAATTACCATTTTTTCTTCAATTCGATCCAAATCTTCACTTTGATATTCAATACTTTCAATATTTGATACTTTAATTGATACAAAGCCATCTGCCATCGCAGTTGATTCATAAGTCTTAACTAACACTTCATTTTGATTATACTGATAAATATATCCGGTATAAAAAACATCCCCCGAAGTTAAATAAATATTAACTAACAAATTATTTAACCTAGCGTTACTTATTTGTTCTAGTATCGAATTCATTTTAAAAACCTCAAATTTTAAGAAATTGCGTTACTCATAAAATGAGCTAACTCTTTACCAGATTTTCCAGCACTTAAGCCAACTATCAACTTTATTCTAGCTTTCTGACCATTTAATCCGTGGCAAATAGTTAATCCCATATCTTGCAACTCAATGCCACCACCTTCATAGGCATAAATATCTTGAGCTACACCATTGATACATCTAGAAACTAAAATAATTGGAATATTTCGATCTAACAATCTTTGAATTGAAGGTAATGTTTCTGGAGGCAAGTTGCCTGCGCCTAAACCTTCAATCACTAATCCCTTAGTATTATCGTTATTTAAAGCATCAAATAAGGTTCCATCCATTCCAGCAAAACCTTTAATTAAAAATACTCCATCGCAAACGTTATCGATATTAACAACTTCACTTTGAATCAATTCTTGGAAAAATGCTGGATGATGTTTACTAATAATTCCAATTGGTCCAAAGGTTGGTGTTCTAAATGTTGCTACATTAGTTGTATGTGTTTTGGTAACATATCTGGCAGTATGAATTTCATCATTCATAACAACCAACACACCCTTGCCTTTAGCATCTTCATTAGCAGCAGTGGCAGCAGCGTTTAATAAGTTATACAAACCATCCGTTCCAATTTCATTAGAGGAACGCATAGCACCAGTAACAACGACTGGCATGTCATTAGGCAAAGTTAAATCTAAAAAGTAAGCTGTTTCTTCAAGGGTATCAGTTCCATGAGTCACAACGACACCATAATATCCTTCTTTCTTAGCTTTTTTGATTCGATTCACAATTTTGAACATTACTTTAGGCGTAATATGTGGCGAAGGTAAATTGAATAATTCTTCGTTTACTATTTTTATATTTTTCCCTAATAAGTTTGATTGTTGATTTGCAATTGGATTTTTTTCATTTTGAATGACATCCCCGCTATCATCTTGTGACATGGAAATGGTTCCACCAGTATGAATTGCTAAGATTTCTTTCAAGACAATTTGCCTCCTCGTGATTATAAACTAATAGTTTACATTGTACATTTAATTAGTAAGTATCACAATTATACATCGACATACGGTTGATTTTTCAAATATTTTAATATAATATTATGACAAATATAATATATTTTATTGCCTATATAATTACCAAAATATGGTTGGTAAGTTTCTACCTGGAACCATAAATTCCAGACTATAAGTAAAAAGATGAGAATCCTTTTGCTTATGCATGAGGATTTTTTTATTTGCTTAGTTATTTACATATAGGTTAATAAAACTAGGAGGATTATTTTGAATAATAATGAAGGTAATCTAAAACAAGTTTCACACTTGAAAGCTGCTGTTTTAGGTTTACAACATTTGTTGGCTATGTATTCAGGTGATATTATTGTTCCATTGTTAATTGGTGCATTTTTACATTTTAATGCCGCTCAAATGACTTACTTAGTTTCTGCTGATATCTTTATGTGTGGAATTGCAACATTACTTCAATTAAAGAAAACTCCGATTACAGGAATTGGTTTGCCAGTTGTCTTAGGGTGTGCGGTTCAAGTTATTACCCCGTTAGAAACAATTGGTGGGACTTTAGGAGTCACTTATATTTATGGTGCAATTATTTGTTCTGGATTTTTCGTATTTTTAATTTCCGGATTATTTTCTAAACTAAGAAAATTTTTCCCACCGGTTGTTACTGGATCTTTAATTACTATTATTGGATTTTCGTTAGTGCCAGTTGCAGTCCAAGACTTGGGTGGTGGCGATGCTAGTGCCAAAACATTTGCTAGTACTCAAAATCTAACTGTTGGTTTAGTAACTATGATTATCATTTTATTAATTAATATTTTTGGTAAGGGTTTCTTAAAGTCAATTTCTGTATTAATTGGAATGGCAGCAGG
Proteins encoded:
- a CDS encoding energy-coupling factor transporter transmembrane component T; this translates as MNSALKLITILMIAIEISFTYNLILNSLIIIISILILIINKIKIKSLIYLVIVPIIPALGIYFAQNINGNPDYSIILVSRVYSYILLGSVFTNSSSIEELVFTLEQNFKLPAKFAYGILGAFNLTKTIQKEIKQIKIAAAMRNVYLSLLSPTLYFKSIMSALNWSNMLAEGMNSHVFIDNHPRTHFNKIEINYLDYLKMLIILIIIQIIIIF
- a CDS encoding LBP_cg2779 family protein; this translates as MERKMNNIAEEIINYQKDNDIPDTLLAFKLHFSVEELHNIKSMEKSPSQDEVNIIKEILG
- a CDS encoding asparaginase, which translates into the protein MKEILAIHTGGTISMSQDDSGDVIQNEKNPIANQQSNLLGKNIKIVNEELFNLPSPHITPKVMFKIVNRIKKAKKEGYYGVVVTHGTDTLEETAYFLDLTLPNDMPVVVTGAMRSSNEIGTDGLYNLLNAAATAANEDAKGKGVLVVMNDEIHTARYVTKTHTTNVATFRTPTFGPIGIISKHHPAFFQELIQSEVVNIDNVCDGVFLIKGFAGMDGTLFDALNNDNTKGLVIEGLGAGNLPPETLPSIQRLLDRNIPIILVSRCINGVAQDIYAYEGGGIELQDMGLTICHGLNGQKARIKLIVGLSAGKSGKELAHFMSNAIS